Below is a window of Terriglobia bacterium DNA.
GCGCTCGGGTCGGTGGCGCAGGCTTGCTTTGAGCAGATCGCGAATTGTAACGGCTGGAATCTTTGGTCCCTGCTGCCGGCGTGCCTCAAAGCGGACGAGGTTGGGTTTGCGGATGTGAATTTCCGCTGTATCCTCGATCACCAGCAAGCGGTCTTCTTCAGGAATGAAGTCGGCCAGAATGTTGAGCAGAGTGGTTTTGCCGGTACCTGTGCCGCCACTGATAAGGATATTTTTTCTTTCGATGATGGCGTTTTGAAGGAGAGCGGCCATCGGTTCGGTGATTGTGCCGATGCGAATGAGGTCATCGATGGTGAAGCTGCGGGTATTGAATTTGCGAATGGTGAGGGTGATTCCATGAATGCTGCACGGCGGCAGTACGGCGGCAATTCGGCTGCCGTCCGGCAGGCGCGAATCGAGGATGGGTTTTTCTTCAGAGATGTCATCCCCCAGTGAGCGAGCGATGTTCTGGACGGCCACGCGCAATTGATCGTTAGGAATGGTGATGCCCTGGACCTTTTCTATGACACCCTGCTTCTCAATGAATATGTCTGTTGGTGAATTGAGCATGATTTCGCTGATCTCTGGATCGAGAATCAGATTCTCAATTGGTCGCAAGTAGGGCAGGATTAGCCTGAATCCGGGATGTATGCTGACTGCATTCATTTGTCTTTTCCTCCGGTTTCCGACTTAGTGGATTGAGGCAGACCGGGTGGAACAGCTTTGCGGGGGCGAACTCCTCCCCGATTTGTTTTGGTGTTGGCTGGATCAGACTTCCAGGTTTGAAACTCCGAATCCTGTTTCAAGGTTCTGCGGATGCATTCGGTGATGATTGCCGATGGCGCTGATTGATGCGTGGCCTTGAGGAAACGGGCATAGAGTTTGACATCGTTTGCTGTTTCCTCAGGCAGATGTACGGTCATCGAAACGTCTTTTCCCTGCGGTGGTATTTCAATAAGCGGCATAACTCTTGATTAACTCCTCATTCTGGGTTTGGTTGTCGATTGAAAGATGTTTGAATTGCGATTGATTCGCGTTTGCTCGATGCCCGAGGCTTGATTGGGCGAGCGCCCGCAGCCCAACCGACTTTCTGGCAAGCTCGTTTGCAGGTTCAATGAAACGATGCGCGCAGGTCGTCCTAGCGACCAGAGAAAACGGCAAAAACTCTTCGCTGCCTACAAGCGAAAGTTTGCGCAGGCCCCCAAGGGCCGGAGAGCCGTGATATGCCGCCCCCAGGCGGCGCAAGGAGAAGGAAGCGCCCCAGCGCTGACTGAGCCGTTCAGGGCACAAGCAGGAGCGAGTCCCAACGAGCGACAGGGGAAGGAGCGTTCCCAAACGCGACTGATGCGGTGCTTGGTCAAGCGCGAAGCGCGCACGACTGGCGGCCTGGGGTATGACCGAGCGAAGCGAGGGAATAGGCCGCCAGTCGGGCGCGGGAGCGCAGGCGGGCGTCTTCGGAAGCGGTGTATGGCCGAGAGCGCGGAGGCCAATCCGAAGATCCCCGCCTCTTAGATTTTGATTTTGGCCCTGGCCGGCGGGTGCCCTGTGAGAGCGCGGAACAGGGAGGCTGGCCTGGGCAGTGCGCAGTAAAGACGCTGGTTTGAGGCCGAGAGCGCGGAGGCCGGTTGCGGCTTTACGAAGCATCGGGGCGGTAGCCCCGCCTGGGATGCGAATGGGGCGAGCGCCCGCAGCCCAAAACGAGCATTCCGGCAAAGATTTTCCGCGTACATCATCGCGCACACCGTCGCGCACTTTGCGGCGCACATCGACTGCGCGATGGTGTAGGCGGTGAGCCATGCGACGGGGTGACTGAGCTTGGTGTGCCTTAAGGCCGCACCAAGCGGCGAGCAAGAAGACGGGGGACTCTGCCGAGAGGGTTGCTATGCGAGTGAGAGGATGCATCAATGCTGCCCTCCGTTGGACACAACAACGAGCTGCGGCTTGAGCCATGTGTCGAGATTGGCGAATTGAAACATCTTGTAGTCAGCAAAGGTGCGGGTCAGATGCAAGCGTTCGATCTCTCTCAACTCCTGAATCCTGGCGGTGAGGGATTGATGCAACGTGTGCTGATCTTCGGGCGTCTTTGTGATCCAGAGCACGTAGTCATATTCTTCGGCATTGATGTGCCGAATATGGCCGGGAATGATGTTCTCTTTGTAGCGGGCCGGACTTTTGAGGGAGAGTTCGCATTCGATTGCCACCCTGCGGCCATGAGGATCAAGGGCGGTTAGGTCGGGGCGAACGTTGTACTTGGACTCGGCTCTGTCTGGGTTTGCTCTTGCTTCGCGATCACAATAGACAAACTCTGTCCAGCCGAATCGCTCCCCGGTAATGCGGATTTGCTGGAGCGACAAATAGTGTTCAAGCCGCGAGACGCTGACTTTGGAAATGTTAAAAGTCAGCGGGCTAACTTCTTCGCCTGAGGGTGTGGCAAGCTGCTGGCCCTCAGAGGTAATTCCCCAAAGTGTGATGAATGCCATAGCCGTGCGGATCGGAACACGGCGTATGAGGCCAGCTTGCTCTAAACGAACGAGAGCGTTATGGACAGTGCTGCGATGTTTGATGCGCATGACCTGTCCGAGAAGCGACTCCGTGGAATAAACGGATGTGCGTAGGAACGAAAGCACGTCCCGCGTTTTGCGGTGGCTTTGCTCATAGGCGAGAGTGCGGGGAAGAAGGGACATGGCATTTAGGTAAGGTTCTCGTGGGTTGGATCGCTCGAAGCCTCGGCAGAGGATGCAGTCTGGGAGGCTTCCTTCTCTTGCGACTCCTTTGCTTTGGCTCGGTTTTTAAGAAGTATCTCCGGCGCCCTGGGTGCGGCTGTAAGCTGCGGCCTTTTGCCCTTTGGCATACGGGCGGCTTGGCAGCGTTTTGCCAACCCAACTCCAAAGAGCATTCCCACCAGCTTAGGAAGGGCGAGTATGTCGTTGGTGGTGAGCAGTGCCCTCTCGACTTCGTTGTATTGGGCGGTGGCAGCATCGAACGCGGATTGCTGAATGTCGGTGCGGCGGGTTTTTGCAATGATGGTCCCGGAAAGCTCTGAGGCCCATTGCGCTGTCTCCGGGGTCTTGGCCCGATAGATGAATTTG
It encodes the following:
- the tadA gene encoding Flp pilus assembly complex ATPase component TadA, which gives rise to MNAVSIHPGFRLILPYLRPIENLILDPEISEIMLNSPTDIFIEKQGVIEKVQGITIPNDQLRVAVQNIARSLGDDISEEKPILDSRLPDGSRIAAVLPPCSIHGITLTIRKFNTRSFTIDDLIRIGTITEPMAALLQNAIIERKNILISGGTGTGKTTLLNILADFIPEEDRLLVIEDTAEIHIRKPNLVRFEARRQQGPKIPAVTIRDLLKASLRHRPERTILGEIRGEEAFDLLQALNTGHSGSLSTIHANSAAQALSRFANCVLQSGIELPYRAIKANIADSIHLLVHIERRHARRYVNEILAIKSFSPADDTYQLKTLFNRDQDHLSQESKQ
- a CDS encoding DUF2274 domain-containing protein; this encodes MPLIEIPPQGKDVSMTVHLPEETANDVKLYARFLKATHQSAPSAIITECIRRTLKQDSEFQTWKSDPANTKTNRGGVRPRKAVPPGLPQSTKSETGGKDK